Within Conexibacter woesei DSM 14684, the genomic segment CAGGATCGCCGTCGACGTCACGCTGCCGGCCGGGCTGCCGGCCGGGAAGCGGATCGGCGCCGTCGTCGAGGCGACCCGCTACCACCGCGCCGACGAGGGCGCCGGCGTCTCCGGCTCGGCCCGCTTCTGGACCGCCGCCGGCTACGCGCTCGTCGACGTCGACGCACGCGGCACCGGCGCGTCGTTCGGCTCGCGCAGCGGCGAGTGGTCGCGCGCGGAGGTGCGCGACTACGACGAACTGCTCGACTGGATCGCGGAGCAGCCGTGGTCCAACGGCCGCGCCGGCGCGGTCGGCACCTCCTACTCCGGCAACACCGCCGAGCTGATGGCCTCGCTCGGCAACGAGCACCTGCGCGCCGTCGCCCCGCTGTTCCCCGACTACGACGTCTACGAGGACCTCGCGATGCCGGGCGGCGTCCGCAACAGCATGATGCTCGACACGTGGCTGTCGCTGACGCGTGCGCTCGACGAGATCGACGGCGCCGCCTGCGACTTCGGCAGGCTCACCGGACAGTCGTGCGAGGAGGCGGCCGCGGGCCTCGGGACGGTCAAGCCGGTCGACGGGCCCGACGGGCCGGCGCTGCGCGCGGCGGCGATCCGCGACCACCAGCGCAGCCTCGACCTGCCCAGAGCGGTCGCGCGGATGGGCTTCAAGGACGATCGCGGCAGCGGCTTCCGCTGGAGCGACGGCTCGGGCTACGCCCACCGCCGCGCGACAGAACGCGGCGGCGTGCCGATGCTGACGGCAGCCAGCTGGCTCGACGCCGGCACCGCCAACGGCTCGCTCGCGCGGCTGCTCTCGCTCGACGTGCCGCAGGAGGCGTACATCGGCGCGTGGAGCCACGGCGCCTCGTTCACGACCGACCCGTTCCGGCCGGCGAACGAGCGCGGCAGCTTCGAGCGCGCCGAGCTGATGGGCCGCGTGAAGGCGTTCTTCGACCGCTACGTCCAGCGCGGCGAACGCCCGCGCCCCGGCCGCGCGCTTCGCTACGCGACACTCGGCGAGAGAGCGTGGCGGACGACGGCGAGCTGGCCGCTGCGCGGCACCCGAACCGCCCGCTGGTACCTGCGCGCCGGCAGCGCGCTGGCGCGCGAGCGGCCGTCCGAGCGGCGCGCCGCCGACCGCCACCGGCCCGACCCGCGCGCGAGCAGCGGCGGCGGGCGCTGGAAGACGCAGCTCGGCGGCGCCGACGTCGTCTATCCCGACCGCCGCAAGGAGGACCGCCGGCTGTTGACGTACACGAGCCCGCCGCTGGCGCGCGCGACCCACGTCGCGGGGCTCGCCAGAGTCACGCTCCAGCTCGCCTCCAGCCGCCCCGACGGGACACTGATCGCCTACCTCGAGGACGTCGCGCCGAACGGGCGCGTGACCTACCTGACCGAGGGTCAGCTGCGGCTCGCCAGCCGCGCCGTCGCCCGCCGCGACGCGCCGCACCGCCTGCTGCGCACGCCGCGCACGTTCGCGCGCGGCGACGCGCGGCCGATGGCCCCCGGCCGCGTCGAGCCGGTCGTGCTCGACCTGCTGCCGACGTCGGCGCGGATCGCCGCCGGCCACCGGCTGCGGATCGCGATCGCCGGCGCCGACGCGGGCCTGTTCGCACAGCTGCCGGCTGACGGGAACGTGACGTACACAGTCCGCCGCGACCGTGCGAAGCCGTCATACGTGGACGTGCCCGTCGCCCCGTAGGCACCCGGCCGGCGCACGCCGGTCAGGCCGGGACGGGCAGCTCGGCGCGGACGACCCAGTCGCCGTCCGCGTCGAGCCCCGCCGTCAGCCGGCCGTCGTAGAGCCGCACGCGCTCGCGCATTCCGGTGAGGCCGAGCCCGGAGCCGACGGGCGTGAGCGGGTCAGCGCTCGCGGCATGCCGCAGCCCCGCAGGCGCGCCGACGGGCGGCAGCGAGTCCGCGCCCGCCGGCACGGCCGCCACGAGCGGGTTGCGCACCTCGATCGCGAGCCGTCCGGGCTCGTGCGCGACACGCGCGCCGACCGCCACCGCGCCGCCGTGCTTGCGCGCGTTCGTCAGCGCCTCCTGGACGATCCGGTAGGCCGCGCCCGCGTGCCCGGCCGGGAGCGCGTCGAGGTCGCCCGCCAGTTCGAGCCGGACCGCGAGCCCCTGCGCCTGCGCCCGCCGCGCCAGCTCCGTCAGCCGCGCCAGCGGCGGCGTCGCCGCCTCCCGCCGCTCGCGGCCGTTGCGGCTGCCGTCGAGCGCGGCGAGCAGCTGGTGCAGCTCGCGCACGACCTCCTCGCCGACCTCGGCAACCGCCGTCAGCGCGACCGCCGCGTCGGCCGGGCGCACGTCGAGCAGCTGGTCGGCGACGGCGCACTGGAGCGTGATCGACGTCAGCCCGTGGCCGACGAGGTCGTGCAGCTCGCGCGCGACGCGCAGCCGCTCCGCGTTGACGGTCCGCGCGATCGCCGCCGCCTGCAGCCGCTCCTCCTCCGCCGCCAGCGCGCGCAGCTCCGCCGCCTCGGCGAGCCGCCGCCGGCCGCCGACGCCGGTGATCCACGCCGCCGCCACCATCGTCACGAAGAAGAGGTAGACGCTCGGGGTGTACAGCTGCCAGTCCCAGCTGAACAGCAGCCCGACGATCACGACGCCGCCGCCCGCGGTCGCGACGCCCGCGAGCGCGGCGAGCCACAGCGGCCGCGCGTAGGCGCCGGCGACGAACGCCGCCAGGAACAGCGGCGGGTTGAGCCCGAACGCCTCGTCGAAGCCGACGCTGCGGACGCCCGCGATCGCGACGACGGCGAGCACCGTCGCGACCGGCCAGCGGCGCCGCGGCAGGAACGCGAGCGAGATCGCGACCGCCCCCGCGACGCGCTCGGGCACCGTCGCGGTGCCGTAGAACTCAGCCGGGCGGCCGGCCGCGAGCAGCGCCTCGCCCAGCTCGACCGCCAGCAGCAGCAGCGGGATCCCCTGCGCTCTCAGCAGCGGCACGACGCGCACCCACGCGTGGCGGTACCGCGGCGCGGGCGGCTCGTGCGGGTCGGTCGGCAGCACGATCGACAGCCGGCGGCGGCACAGCCGTCCGCGCCGCAGCCTGCCGCCGGCGAGCCGCGCGCGCTCGGCCAGTGCCTCGACGCGCGCCGCGTCGAGCGGGCCGACGATCCGCGCGCTCGCGCGCACGACGCCCGCGCCGCGCTCGATCCCGATCCGGGCGCAGCCGGGCAGCTCCGCCAGCGCGACCAGCACCCGCATCGCGCCCGGCGGCATCGGCTCCTCGGGCGCGGGCACGCCCGCGTGCGCACGCCGGACCGCGATCGGGTCGCCATGCGACTCGCGTAGCGCCAGCTCGCGCAGCGACGCCGGCACGCCGGCCGCGTCGCGCAGCGGCGGTGGCGCCTCGCTGCGCAGCAGCACGAGCATCCGCCGCATCTCGCTCATCGCCTGCTGGCTTGCCCGCCGCGCGCGGCCGAGTGCGGCCCGCGCCGTGCCGTTCGCCGCCGCGAGCGTCGAGCGCGCGACCGCGATCTCGTCGAGCACGGCGCGCACGCAGCCGGAGACGACCGCGTGCAGCTCGCGCGCGATCCGCGTCCGCTCGATCGTCAGCGCGAGGTCGACGGCGGCCGCGCCGCTCGCGGCGGCGCGCACCCGCTCGCGGGCGGAGCGCAGCGCCTCGGTGCGGTCGCGCAGGATCACCCCGCCGGCCGCGGCTGGCGCGAAGATCCCGGCCTCGCGCAGCCACTCGTCGGCGCTGCGGTCGGGCAGCGCGCCGGTCAGGTCGAGCCCGAGCCGCACGCCCATGACGCCGGCGAGGCCGAGCACCGCGGCCGCGGCGGCGCGGCGCGGGTCGCGCACGTAGGCGCCGAGCCCGAACAGCGCGAGCGGCGTGTAGAGCGCGTAGATCGCGGCGAGGTGCGGCGCGAGGTCGACGATCGACGCGAGCGCGTGGACGACCATCGCCCCGCCGAAGAACAGCAGCGGGTGGGCGCGGCGCCACAGCACCGCGACGGCTGCCGCGGCCCACAGGACGTGGGCCGCGGCCTGGCTTCCGCCGGTCCCGCGCAGCGCGACCTCCAGCTGCCCCAGCACGAGCAGCGCGCCGGCGAGCAGGAGGTCGAGCCGCCGGCCCGGCGAGCACTCGTGCATCGCCGGATCAGGTCCCGCGCTCGGTTCAGCGGCGACCGCGCGAGACGAACACGGTCACTGCCTTCTTGTGCGCGAGCCGCTTGCCCGCCTTGTGCGAGAGCTTCACGACGCGCCCCTTGCGGACCTTCGCGGATCTGACCTTCTTCGTCTTCGCACCGCAGCCGCGCTTGGCAAGCGCCTTCTTGACGGCCGGCAGCTTCGAGCCCGCCTTCACCTTCGGGACGACGCAGGCCTTGGCGGGAGCTCTTCTCGGCGTCGGTCTTCTCGTCGGAGTCGGTCTTCTCGTCGGCGGGGTGCCGCGGTCGACGTTCTCGCAGTCGGCCGCGATCGTGTCGTTCGCATCGGCCACGACGGTGTCGGTGCCGACGCCGCAGACGACGCTGTCGACCTCGCCGTCGCGGACCTGGATCGTGTCGTTGCCGCCGCCGACGCGGCAGACGAGGAAGTTGCACGAGCCGGTGCCGGCCTCGGCGTTGATCGAGTCCTTGCCGGGGCCGCCGGTGATCGTGTCGTCGCCGTAGCCGCCCTCGATCGTGTCGTCGCCGCCCTTGCCGTCGATCGTGTCGTTGTAGTCGTGCGTGCGGATGTTGTCGGCGCCGGGGCCGCCCGCGACGTTCGAGGAGCCCTGGCCGTGGTTGTAGATTCTGACTCTCACGCCCGCGCCGCCGGCGACGAAGCCGGCCGGCTGCGTGAGCGTGACCTCCTCGAGGTCGACGACGTTGTCGTTCTCGCCGGGATGGCCGTCGTTGGCGACGCCGTCGATCGAGATCGCGAGGCCGGCGCTGGCGCCCTGCTGGATCCAGTCGGCCTCGGAGCGGTCATAGCCGGGACCGCCGTCGATCGTGTCGGAGCCGACCGAGAGGCTGTCGCCCTCGACGAGGTCGTCGCCGTCGCCGCCGCGGACGACGTCGTTGCCGCCGTCGCCCTCGACTCTGTCGTTGCCGGGGCCGCCGTCGAGCACGTCGCCGAGGTCGCCGCCGTCGAGCTCGTCGGTGCCGTCGCCGCCGGAGAAGGTGACGCCGACGCCGCGCAGCGGGCCGTTGAGTCTGTCGTTGCCGGGGCCGCCGTCGAAGACGACCGGGATGCCCGGCAGGTCGTCGCCGACGATGCCCCAGTCGTCGCCGTCGCCCAGCTCGGCGCGGATGCCCACGGTGCCGGCGATCGGGCAGCGCTGCGTCCCGAGGTCGTCTCTCTCGAAGTCCTCGCGGTAGCAGCCGGGACCGAGCGCGCCGAGCGTGACGCCCGTGTCGTTGAACTGCAGGTAGCCCGCTCTCCCCAGCTGCGCGACCGAGGCGCGGAAGTCGTTTCTCTCACCGGGCGCGGCGCGGAAGACCCACCAGCCGCCCTCGTTGGTGAGCTGCCCGGCCGAGGCGGTGCCGCTGACGGCGAGCGCCAGCAGCAGCGCGAGCAGAACAGCTCGAAATACAGAAGTTCGTCTCATGCAGATGACGCTAAGCCGCCGCAGGCGCCGGCACATCGGTCGGAAGTGGCTTCGCCGTCTCCCGAACGTCAGGGCCGTCGCCACGCACGAGCCGCACGCCCGCGCAGCAGCAGGCGACCATCGTCAGCGAGCCGCCGATCGCGAACGGCAGCAGCCCGACGGGCAGTGCGAAGACGACGACGTAGCCGGCGACGGCGGCGAACGGCACCCACGCCGGCGCCCAGCTCGCGCGCCACAGCGCGAACAGCAGCAGCAGCGTGCCGAGGATCGCGCCGGCCACCGCCGGCACCTGGAACAGCGCCTGCAGGCCGTAGCCGCTCGCCTTGTCGGAGACCTCGACGGCCTGCGCGCTCGGCAGCTCCTGCGCGAGCGCGAGGTCGTAGAAGTCGACGACGAGCAGGCCCGGGAGCGAGACGGTGCCGACGATCGCGAGCGTGCCGCCGATCTTCAGCAGCCAGCCGCCGCGCGGCGCCAGCAGCGCGACGATCCCGAACGCGGCGGGCGCCCACGCGACCCAGCCGAAGTGCAGGAAGGTCGCGGCGATCTGCGCCTGCGTCGGATGACCGGCGAGCGCGGCGTGGTAGCTCGCGGTCGTGCCCTCCGACTCCCACGGCGTGACGAGGTAGCCGATCTGCAGCAGCACCGCGGCAGCGATCAGGCAGACGCCGGTCAGGCGCGGCGACGGGAACGGACGGGACATCGGGGAGCCTCCAGGGTTCGGGATGCGCCGACGCTAGGTGCGGGTGGAGGCGACCGCCTCGCCCGGAGGTCGCAGCCGACCATGACGTGCGGAGCGACTGGTCCCGCCGTTCGGGGGAGAGTTCACGCGATCGACATGACAGACGACCGGCGCAGCGTGCACACTTCACGGCCATGGCGCTCCCCGATCCCCACGTCATCGTCCTGTTCGGCGCGACCGGGGACCTGGCGAGACGCAAGCTGCTGCCGGGCCTGCTGCGGCTCTACCGCGCCGGGTTGATGCCGCCGGACTTCCGCATCGTCGGCACGTCGCTGGACCCGTTCGACGACGCGAGCTTCCGCGCCCTCGCTCGCGAGGCGGTCGAGCAGTTCCCGCGCAGCGGCAGCGGCGTCGACGACGCCAGCTCGTGGGCGGAGTTCTCGCGGCGGCTGAGCTTCGTGCCTGGCACCGCCGGGCCGGGCGCGCTGGCCGACCGCGTGCACGCCGCGCGCTCGGAGCTGGGCGGCGGGCGCCTCCTGCACTACCTCAGCGTGCCGCCGAGCGCCGCCCGCGCGGTCGTCAGAGAGCTCGGCGACACCGGCCTCTCCGAGGGCGCGCGGATCGTGATGGAGAAGCCGTTCGGGACCGATCTGGCGAGCGCGCAGGAGCTCAACGGCGCGCTGCACGGGGTCTTCGCCGAGCAGCAGATCTTCCGCATCGACCACTTCCTCGGCAAGGAGGCGGCGCAGAACATACTCGCGCTGCGCTTCGCCAACGGCCTGTTCGAGCCGATCTGGAACCGCCAGCACATCGACCACGTGCTGATCGAGGTGCCCGAGACGCTGTCGATCGGCATGCGCGGGTCGTTCTACGAAGGCACCGGCGCCTACCGCGACATGGTCGTGACGCACCTCTTCCAGGTGCTGGCGTTCGTCGCGATGGAGCCGCCGACGGCGCTGGAGCCGCGCGCTATCACGGAGGAGAAGAACAAGGTCTTCCGCTCGCTCAAGCCGCTGGACCCGGCGTGCGTCGTGCGCGGCCAGTACGACGGCTATCGCGACGAGCCCGGCGTCGCGGCCGACTCCGAGACCGAGACGTACGTCGCGCTGAGAGCGGAGATCGACAATTGGCGCTGGTCGGGCGTGCCGTTCTACCTGCGCACGGGCAAGCGGATGGCGGACAGCGGGCGGATCATCTCGATCGCCTACCACGAGCCGCCGCACGGGATGTTCCCGGCCGGCTCCGGCGTCGGCTCGTTCGGCCCCGACCACATGACGTTCGACCTCGACGAGGCGTCACGCCTGTCGCTCTCGTTCTACGGCAAGCGGCCCGGCCCGGGGATGCGGCTGGAGAAGGCGAGCATGCAGTTCTCGCTGGAGGAGACGGGGCTCGGCCACGACGTGCTGGAGGCGTACGAGCGCCTGATCCACGACGCGATGATGGGCGACCACACGCTCTTCACGACCGCCGACGGCATCGAGCGGCTCTGGGAGGTGTCGGCACCCCTGCTCGCCGACCCGCCGCCGCTGGAGCCCTACCCGCCCGGCTCATGGGGCCCACCCTCTCAGGACGAGCTGATCGCTCCCCACCGCTGGCGTCTGCCGTTCGAGCGCAAGTGGCGCTCGAACGCCGTTCGTTGACAGTCCCGGCAGCGCCCTCATCAGCTCCAACGGGAAGACGATCGTCGAGCCCTGGTTGGCGCTCATCTCCGTCAGCGCCTGGAGCGTGCGCAGCTGGAGCGTGACCGGGTTCGGCTCGATCACGGCGGCCGCCTCGGCGAGCTTCGCGGCGGCCTGGAACTCGCCCTCGGCGTTGATCACCTTCGCGCGCCGGTTGCGCTCCGCCTCCGCCTGACGCGCGAGCGCGTGCTGCATCCGCTCGGGGATCTCGACGTCCTTGATCTCGACGATCGTGACCTTCACGCCCCACGGCTCGGTCTGCTCGTCGATGATCTGCTGGAGGCTCTCGTTGAGCCGTTCGCGCTCGGCCAGCAGCGTGTCCAGCTCGGCCTTGCCGAGCACCGAGCGCAGCGTCGTCTGTGCGATCTGCATCGTCGCGGAGAGGACGTCCTCGACCTCGACGACGGAGCGGATCGGGTCGATCACGCGGTAGTACGTGACGGCGGTGACGCGGACCGGCACGTTGTCGCGCGTGATCACCTCCTGCGCGGGGATCCGCAGCGTCACCGTCCGCAGCGTCGCGCGCACGAGCCGGTCGATCGCGGGGATCAGCAGCACGAGCCCCGGCCCCCGCTGGTCCATCACGCGCCCGAGCCGGAAGACGACGCCGCGCTCGTACTCGCGCAGCACCCGCACCGACGCCGACGCGAGCGCGACGGCACAGACCAGCAGGACGACCAGCACCACCAAGACGATCGTGATCACGACGTCACCTCCCACTCCTCCGCCCTGCGGACGGTCAGCGTCAGCCCCCGCACGCGCTCGACGACGACCTCGTCGCCGGCGACGAGCTGCTCGCCGCCGTCCTCCAGCGCGCTCGGCCGCGCCTGCCACAGCGCGCCGTCGAGCAGCACCTGGCCGCCGCCCGCGGCGCTCCAGCTGCGGACGACGCCGGTGCGCCCGCTGAGCGCCTCGCGGCCGGAGACGGGGCGGCGGCCCTGGACGTGCAGCGCGGCGTGCGCGATCAATCCCGCCCACGCCGTCGCCGCGACCGCGGCCGCGCCGACGCCGACGAGCACCAGCACGAGCCCGCCACCCGCCGCGGAGATCGCGAGCGCAGCGCCGACGGCGAGCGCGGTTCCGCCGAGCAGACCGAGCGCGCCGGTGGGAACGTGCGCCTCCGCCGCCAGGAGGGCGGCGCCGCATACGACGAGGGCGATGCCGAGAGCCAGCATGCTGTGAGACCTCCACGTTCGATGGTAGTCCTCACGGGCCGTTTCTCGCGCGCACGCGCGAGGGCGGCGCGACGGCGCTATCGGGTCGTTCCGATCGGGTAGCGTCGGGACGTGGAGGACCTGATCGAGACCGTCACGCGCGGCAACCCGACCGAGGTCAAGGTCGTGCTCGCGTCGGTCGCGCTGGCGCTCGGCTGCTACCAGCTGCTGCTGATCGCGGTCGGCTACGGGAAGCTGCGTCCGGCGTTCCTGTCCGGCCGTGCCGCGTCGTTCTCCCACCGCGCCGTTGGCGACGCGATCGCCGTCCTGCTCGTCGTCGTCGCGCTGATGTGCGTGACGCTGTTCGGCTTCGAGGACGACGCCGGCACGCACGTCGCCGCCGGCAGCGGGCTGATCGCCGTGCTCGCGGTGAAGGTCGTCGTCGTGCGCCGCTCGCGCGGCTCCAGCCGCGCGCTGCCGCCGCTCGGCTTCGCCGTCTTCGCCCTGCTCGCCCTGACGTGGGCGACCTCCGCCGGCCAGTTCCTGGGGGACCGATGACCCGGCAGGTGCTCGGCTCCCTGCTCGTCGCCGCCGCGATCGTCGCGATCGCGATCGTCGTCGTCACCGCCCGCCTCGGCCCCACAAGCGTCGCCGAGCAGGACGCACGCGAAGAACGCCTCGACCAGCGGCTCGACTTCCGCGAGGAGCTGCGCAAGGAGCGCGAGGACCGGTTGAAGCGCAGCGACGACGGCGATTGATAGCGTGCGAGCGGTCGGATCCGTTCGATCGTGTTCGCCGTAGTGGAGGAAGGTGCACCATCGCTGCTGAAGGGCCACCCGGTCGTCCACTGCTCGCCGAAGCGCGCCGCTTCGCGATCGCCGAGCTGCTGCGCAGCGCCGGCGCGGTGAGCGTGACCGAGGTCGAGACGCGCTTCGGCGTCTCGCCGATGACGGCGCGCCGCGACCTGATGGCGCTGGAGAAGCAGGGCGTCGCGCGCCGCACGCACGGCGGCGCGGTGCTGCCGTCGATGTCGGCGAAGGAGGACTCGTTCGCCAAGCGCGTCAACCTCGCCGCGGGCGCGAAGGGCAGGCTCGCGGACGCCGCCGTCGAGATGGTCGTGCCGGAGGAGACGATCGTGCTCGACTCCTCCTCGACCGCCTACTTCCTCGCGCAGCGGATCGTCGACCGCGGCCTCGCCGTCACGATCATCACGAACAGCCTGCCGATCATGGACCT encodes:
- a CDS encoding NfeD family protein — its product is MLALGIALVVCGAALLAAEAHVPTGALGLLGGTALAVGAALAISAAGGGLVLVLVGVGAAAVAATAWAGLIAHAALHVQGRRPVSGREALSGRTGVVRSWSAAGGGQVLLDGALWQARPSALEDGGEQLVAGDEVVVERVRGLTLTVRRAEEWEVTS
- a CDS encoding DUF6529 family protein encodes the protein MEDLIETVTRGNPTEVKVVLASVALALGCYQLLLIAVGYGKLRPAFLSGRAASFSHRAVGDAIAVLLVVVALMCVTLFGFEDDAGTHVAAGSGLIAVLAVKVVVVRRSRGSSRALPPLGFAVFALLALTWATSAGQFLGDR
- the zwf gene encoding glucose-6-phosphate dehydrogenase yields the protein MALPDPHVIVLFGATGDLARRKLLPGLLRLYRAGLMPPDFRIVGTSLDPFDDASFRALAREAVEQFPRSGSGVDDASSWAEFSRRLSFVPGTAGPGALADRVHAARSELGGGRLLHYLSVPPSAARAVVRELGDTGLSEGARIVMEKPFGTDLASAQELNGALHGVFAEQQIFRIDHFLGKEAAQNILALRFANGLFEPIWNRQHIDHVLIEVPETLSIGMRGSFYEGTGAYRDMVVTHLFQVLAFVAMEPPTALEPRAITEEKNKVFRSLKPLDPACVVRGQYDGYRDEPGVAADSETETYVALRAEIDNWRWSGVPFYLRTGKRMADSGRIISIAYHEPPHGMFPAGSGVGSFGPDHMTFDLDEASRLSLSFYGKRPGPGMRLEKASMQFSLEETGLGHDVLEAYERLIHDAMMGDHTLFTTADGIERLWEVSAPLLADPPPLEPYPPGSWGPPSQDELIAPHRWRLPFERKWRSNAVR
- a CDS encoding CocE/NonD family hydrolase, whose amino-acid sequence is MRIPRIAATLLACAAAVAVPATAASAADPDPVTSAQYVTMRDGVRIAVDVTLPAGLPAGKRIGAVVEATRYHRADEGAGVSGSARFWTAAGYALVDVDARGTGASFGSRSGEWSRAEVRDYDELLDWIAEQPWSNGRAGAVGTSYSGNTAELMASLGNEHLRAVAPLFPDYDVYEDLAMPGGVRNSMMLDTWLSLTRALDEIDGAACDFGRLTGQSCEEAAAGLGTVKPVDGPDGPALRAAAIRDHQRSLDLPRAVARMGFKDDRGSGFRWSDGSGYAHRRATERGGVPMLTAASWLDAGTANGSLARLLSLDVPQEAYIGAWSHGASFTTDPFRPANERGSFERAELMGRVKAFFDRYVQRGERPRPGRALRYATLGERAWRTTASWPLRGTRTARWYLRAGSALARERPSERRAADRHRPDPRASSGGGRWKTQLGGADVVYPDRRKEDRRLLTYTSPPLARATHVAGLARVTLQLASSRPDGTLIAYLEDVAPNGRVTYLTEGQLRLASRAVARRDAPHRLLRTPRTFARGDARPMAPGRVEPVVLDLLPTSARIAAGHRLRIAIAGADAGLFAQLPADGNVTYTVRRDRAKPSYVDVPVAP
- a CDS encoding PASTA domain-containing protein, with translation MRRTSVFRAVLLALLLALAVSGTASAGQLTNEGGWWVFRAAPGERNDFRASVAQLGRAGYLQFNDTGVTLGALGPGCYREDFERDDLGTQRCPIAGTVGIRAELGDGDDWGIVGDDLPGIPVVFDGGPGNDRLNGPLRGVGVTFSGGDGTDELDGGDLGDVLDGGPGNDRVEGDGGNDVVRGGDGDDLVEGDSLSVGSDTIDGGPGYDRSEADWIQQGASAGLAISIDGVANDGHPGENDNVVDLEEVTLTQPAGFVAGGAGVRVRIYNHGQGSSNVAGGPGADNIRTHDYNDTIDGKGGDDTIEGGYGDDTITGGPGKDSINAEAGTGSCNFLVCRVGGGNDTIQVRDGEVDSVVCGVGTDTVVADANDTIAADCENVDRGTPPTRRPTPTRRPTPRRAPAKACVVPKVKAGSKLPAVKKALAKRGCGAKTKKVRSAKVRKGRVVKLSHKAGKRLAHKKAVTVFVSRGRR
- a CDS encoding histidine kinase — its product is MHECSPGRRLDLLLAGALLVLGQLEVALRGTGGSQAAAHVLWAAAAVAVLWRRAHPLLFFGGAMVVHALASIVDLAPHLAAIYALYTPLALFGLGAYVRDPRRAAAAAVLGLAGVMGVRLGLDLTGALPDRSADEWLREAGIFAPAAAGGVILRDRTEALRSARERVRAAASGAAAVDLALTIERTRIARELHAVVSGCVRAVLDEIAVARSTLAAANGTARAALGRARRASQQAMSEMRRMLVLLRSEAPPPLRDAAGVPASLRELALRESHGDPIAVRRAHAGVPAPEEPMPPGAMRVLVALAELPGCARIGIERGAGVVRASARIVGPLDAARVEALAERARLAGGRLRRGRLCRRRLSIVLPTDPHEPPAPRYRHAWVRVVPLLRAQGIPLLLLAVELGEALLAAGRPAEFYGTATVPERVAGAVAISLAFLPRRRWPVATVLAVVAIAGVRSVGFDEAFGLNPPLFLAAFVAGAYARPLWLAALAGVATAGGGVVIVGLLFSWDWQLYTPSVYLFFVTMVAAAWITGVGGRRRLAEAAELRALAAEEERLQAAAIARTVNAERLRVARELHDLVGHGLTSITLQCAVADQLLDVRPADAAVALTAVAEVGEEVVRELHQLLAALDGSRNGRERREAATPPLARLTELARRAQAQGLAVRLELAGDLDALPAGHAGAAYRIVQEALTNARKHGGAVAVGARVAHEPGRLAIEVRNPLVAAVPAGADSLPPVGAPAGLRHAASADPLTPVGSGLGLTGMRERVRLYDGRLTAGLDADGDWVVRAELPVPA
- a CDS encoding slipin family protein, with translation MTIVLVVLVVLLVCAVALASASVRVLREYERGVVFRLGRVMDQRGPGLVLLIPAIDRLVRATLRTVTLRIPAQEVITRDNVPVRVTAVTYYRVIDPIRSVVEVEDVLSATMQIAQTTLRSVLGKAELDTLLAERERLNESLQQIIDEQTEPWGVKVTIVEIKDVEIPERMQHALARQAEAERNRRAKVINAEGEFQAAAKLAEAAAVIEPNPVTLQLRTLQALTEMSANQGSTIVFPLELMRALPGLSTNGVRAPLALERQTPAVGSDQLVLRGWAP